The DNA region TTTTAGGGATTCTCATCGTTCTCGCTTTCGATTATTTTTGTGGGTTCTTCTAGATTTTGGTTATGGATCGTACTGCTCAATCAGATCTCTCGTTAGGATTTGGTAGCTCCCACGCTTTGCCGCTACCTCCAAGAATCCCAATTGCTGATGATTCAATCACGCTTCAGATTGATTCTAGTTTCCGTCCATCTTCAAATCCAATACCTCCTGTTCCGCTTCAGCTCCTAGAGCAGAGGTTCGATTTCACCGGATCGCGTAGCCGAGTCGTTGAGGAAGACGATGACGTTGTTGTTGGTGATAACGATGTagaagatggtgatgatgatcaaagggaagaagaggAGCAGTTTATTCTATTAGGTCATCCCATGAAGTTTAAACGATCTAGAGTTGGTAATTCCAATTCAGTCTCATCATCAAGTTCTTGTAAGAGATTTGCGATTGATTCAGGGGTTGAGAGTAGACGAGCTGGTGTTAGAGCTTGGGGTAATCAGTCGATTGAAGAAGCTGATCCTGAGATTTACGAGTTTATGGAAAAGGAGAAACAGAGACAGTTTAGAGGTATTGAGCTTATAGCTTCTGAGAATTTCGTGTGTAGGGCAGTGATGGAAGCTTTGGGATCTCATTTGACTAATAAGTACTCAGAAGGGATGCCTGGAGCTAGATACTATACAGGGAATCAGTATATTGATCAGATTGAGATTCTTTGCCAAGAGCGTGCTCTTACTGCTTTTGGATTAAATCATGAGAAATGGGGAGTTAACGTGCAGCCTTATTCGTGCACTTCCGCCAATTTCGCTGTTTTTGCTGGTCTTTTGATGCCAGGTGAACGAGTTATGGGATTGGATTCTCCCTCAGGTGGTCATATGAGTCACGGGTATTACACGCCAGGTGGGAAGAAAGTCTCCGGTGCGTCTATATTCTTTGAGAGCTTTCCATATAAGGTTGATCCTCGTACAGGGTATATTGATTATGATAAGCTTGAGGAAAAGGCGCTTGACTATCGTCCGAAAATACTTATCTGTGGTGGGAGTTCGTATCCGAGAGACTGGGAATTCCCTAGGTTTAGGCATATTGCAGACAAATGTGGAGCTGTGTTGATGTTTGATATGGCTCAAATTAGCGGTCTTGTAGCTGCCAAGGTAATGTTCATCTCTGTTTCCATATTGTGTTATTGATTGTTTCTCTTTGGCATCAGTCACCAAAACTTGAGGCTTAAGCACTTGATCTTTGTGTTTATTAAGTGACATTAAACTATTTTCTTTGCTCTCTCTTAATGTTGTAGGAAAGTCCAAATCCGTTTGACTATTGCGATATTGTTACCTCAACGACACACAAGTCTCTCCGTGGACCTAGGGGTGGTATCAT from Camelina sativa cultivar DH55 chromosome 3, Cs, whole genome shotgun sequence includes:
- the LOC104776320 gene encoding serine hydroxymethyltransferase 6; translation: MDRTAQSDLSLGFGSSHALPLPPRIPIADDSITLQIDSSFRPSSNPIPPVPLQLLEQRFDFTGSRSRVVEEDDDVVVGDNDVEDGDDDQREEEEQFILLGHPMKFKRSRVGNSNSVSSSSSCKRFAIDSGVESRRAGVRAWGNQSIEEADPEIYEFMEKEKQRQFRGIELIASENFVCRAVMEALGSHLTNKYSEGMPGARYYTGNQYIDQIEILCQERALTAFGLNHEKWGVNVQPYSCTSANFAVFAGLLMPGERVMGLDSPSGGHMSHGYYTPGGKKVSGASIFFESFPYKVDPRTGYIDYDKLEEKALDYRPKILICGGSSYPRDWEFPRFRHIADKCGAVLMFDMAQISGLVAAKESPNPFDYCDIVTSTTHKSLRGPRGGIIFYRRGLMKPKKPSMNPNHCESNIQYEYEEKINFSVFPSLQGGPHNNHIAALAIALKQAASPEYKLYMRQVKKNAKALASALISRKCKLVTGGTDNHLLLWDLTPLGLTGKVYEKVCEMCHITVNKVAIFSENGVISPGGVRIGSPAMTSRGCLESDFETMAEFLYRAAQIASAGQREHGKLQKDPLKSIYHCKDIADLRNQVEAFATQFAMPAFDM